The genomic region cccacagcagcatccctgcgaAGTCCAGAGGGTGGCTCACACCGGCTCCAAGGAGCATCCCAGTGTGGGGACACCTCCCCGGGCCACTGCGTCCCCAGCGTGGGGCTGCAGCTCGGGCTGGCTGGGACGGCTGCCTGCTTGCCATGGTGTTTTGCCTCCCAGGGGTCAGTGCGATGCAGAATGACAGGCTTGTCCCGACGCGCGGGGACAGGTGTCCCGGTTGGACCGGAGCAGCAGGTTGGGATGTACAGGGCAGCCTGAcactgctctgcacaggcaccaCTGGTTTCTCACTTGATGGCAAAGAGTAACCCCCAAACTGCAGCGGATACAACCACAAAAcgcacatcatagaatcacagaatggttcgggttggaagggaccttaaagttcatcccgttccaccccctgccctgggcagggacacctcccaccagcccaggttgctccaagccccgtccaacctggccttgaacccctccagggatggggcagccacagcttctctgggcaacctgggccaggggctcaccgccctcacagcaaagaatttcttcctcagatccagtctaaatctcccttcattcagtttaaaacccttccccttcatcctaaatagaaaaaaaacggttagagttggaaaggacctttaaaggccatctagtccaaccccccctgccatgagtggggacatcaggttgctcagagccccgtccaccTGCATgtgaatacttccagggatggggcatctcccactttctctgggcagcctgggccagggtctcaccaccgtCAGCGTGTAAAAAAAAACTCTCACGCGTGTTGCGTGTATGAGCAGAGGCGGTGGAGGATGTTTTTCAGCGGCTTTATTTGCATGAGTGATTACCTGCGAGgtgcagaggaggagctgggcgcAGCCTTGCCCAGGCGCCTGCTGAATCACCGCCGCGTGGGCAGGTGGGTGAGGACAGGAGGACAGGACCGCATCCTTCCCACCGGCATCCCTGGGGACCCGTCGCATCGCCCCGGCAGCGAAATTCCCCCCCTTGCAAAGAGCGTGGAGATTTTTAGGACTCGCCCTCTTGCCACACGGGGTCTCACCCAGCAAGATGCCGTCTCCGGAGAAATCACGCTATGGCATCGCTATAGGAGAGGGGCCACTGGCCCAAGGAGCATCGTTTTGGCCTTATTGTCACTCTGCGTGCCCAAAGACACGTGGCTTCACCCCAGGTTGGGAGACCTGGTGCAGCGAGGGGATCTTCGCCCTGTCCCTAAAAGAGTTACCTCCTCCTTACACAGCGCTACAGACTTGTGGGTGAAGCCTGCAAAGGGGAAATAACTTCCTTTAAAGGCTAATTATCGTTAATCTGTTGCCAAAGGAGGCTTGAAAGCGTGAGCCAATTACACTTGCTAATATGCGCTGGGTAACAAGCGGCCGAAGGGTGTAATCAGAGCCCGGCGGCGTGGATGGTATTTCTGGCCAAGGCCAGTCCCCTCGCCCGCATCTGCCGGTGTCACTAACAGCAGGGACACGCGGCCAAAGCCAGGTCAGTGCGGCAGAGGAGAGGGCACCAGCCCCGCAAACGCTacctaaagaggaaaaaaaaaccacctaaatacatatttttctttgtggTAAAACGAGCGAGACTTGGCAGCTGTGGTGTCGGCTCTGTGGGTGGGTTCGTTACACAAGAGCCATACTTGCTCCTCCTGTTTCGGCGAGATAAAGGAGGAGATTTGATGCCTCTGTAGGTGCCGGCAGCCCcaggacggacagacggacagtGTTTGGACTGATGCTCCTCTGCCAGGGAGCCATCCCTGGACCTGGCACCCCACGTCACGCAGTGGCACGTGTGGCACTGGGTGCCTCGGTGTGTCCCGGCGATGCAGGCGACACCCCTGGGAGGCAGGGGAAAGCAGAGGGTGGCTGGGCTCTGGCCACTTCAGGCTGCGGACGGCATCCACCAGCCTCCGTCTGTCTCCCATGGACCTTCCCCACTCCAATCCGGGCTAATGAAGTCCCGGGTTTGTCTCTCTTTATCACAGGGATAAACTCTGGCTTTTTCTCGCCAGCCCAGACACgcacaggagctgctgctggaggtgaacATTGTCCCGTAGAAGTCACGGGAGGAGCTCGGGCCCGTCAGCGTGACTGTGATTTTTCAGTGCAAGTTCCTCTTCCCGTTTCAGAAatcgggtggggggggggaaaaaatagttgCATCATTTGGTAAAAGCCCAGCTGAGCGTCGTCACTTGGGGCTCGGCCCTTCGGGGTGGGGGTGTGCGTGGACCCGCTGAAGATGTGGGTGCCCCTTCCCCCCGCTGCCCTTTCCTTGGCTTCTCTTCCAGATGTCCTTCTACTTCTCGGACACGGTGGTGCTGCTCTTTGACTTTTGGAGCGTCCACACCCCCACAGGTAGGCTGCCAGCCCCCGCCTGGCCCTGAGACACCCCTCCTGCCGGCCGGCCGTCCATCCGCCACCGGCTGTGCCCTCCTCCCGGGTAAAAAGGATGCGGGGCAGAGAAACCCCCGCATTTCTGGCAGGAGCgatgggctgggaggggggagagcAGGGCCCCCACCCAGCATTGACGGGGGCGGATCGATGCTCCATTATAGCCCGGAGGGCACTGCCTGATTTTTGCCAACCCTTTCCTACTCCGCTGAGCAGTTCCGTGCCCTGGAAATGCCGCGGGCAGGGGTCGATCCTCCCAAGCCAAGAGCTGCGGGCAGGGAGGTGCGGGAAGCATCCTCCCCCCAGgcctgccacccccacccccccgcagcgTCACTCAGTGATGGCTCagcttcccattttcttttacgcttttttttttttttaattattgcccCAGCATCATGTTTTAAGCCCTACATTTTTGTGGAGGCGATgcaaagaggcttttttttttttttcgctttttttttttttcccccggggCAACCCCCTCCAAAAAATACTCCCGATGGATTTAGAGGGGATATTGGGCTAAATATACCATTTCCCAGCACTTCACAAacctgctgccttccccctcctttccctccaccTTATCCCATGGCCATGCCCAAGCCCTTCATACTGGGACCTGctgaccccccccacctcccccccacgTGTGTGTGTTTCTCCTGCAGGGATGGCGCTCTCCGTGCTGGTGATCCTGCTGCTGTCCGTGCTTTACGAAGCCGTGAAGATGGGCAAGGCCGTGCTGCTGCGGCAGgcgctgctggctctgccccgcAGCATCAGCCAGGAGTCGCTGCTGGAGCCCAAGGAGGGGGACACCGGCCCCACGCAGGGCAGGTACCGCAGGATCCCCCACTCTGCACCCAGCCAGGGGGGGCTCAGGGGCAGGTGGGTGATCCCTGGGCCAGCATAGGAGGGGAGAAAGGCTGTGAAGAGGCAGCCCTGGAGTAACAGGCTTCCAGGACAGGGGTATGTTGCAGCCTGGGGAGGTGGCCCCGGGGGTATCCCAGCCCCTCCAGGTACTTCGGGAGATGTCCAGAGtggttttatcatagaatcatagaatcatggaatggtttgggttggaagggaccttaaagatcatctagttccaaccccactgccctgggcagggacacctcccaccagcccaggttgctccaagccccgtccaacctggccttgaacccctccagggatggggcagccacagcttctctgggcaacctgggccaggggctcaccgccctcacagcaaacaatttcctcctaatatctcatctaagtctcccctttaccagtttgaagccattcccccttgtcctgtggctcccctccctgatccagagtccctccccagctttcctggagcccctttagggactggaaggggctctaaggtctccccggagccttctcttctccaggctgaacccccccagctctctcagcctgtcctcacagcagaggggctccagccctctggatAATAATATCCTCCCCATTCCATTGGAGCAGGATTTCCCCCTGCGCCGCCGTTTGcagcccccatccctctccccgctccccaaaCCCATCTCTGGCCGCTCCAggatgctggtggtgctggtgggagatgccggctgccccagcccctcgctgATGAGGGGGTGTCCCATCTTCTTCAGTAGGTGGTTTCGGTACCACGTCGGCCAGACACTGTTCCACGTGGTGCAGGTGGTGCTGGGCTACATGGTGATGCTGGCCGTCATGTCCTACAACGCCTGGATCTTCCTGGGGGCCATCGCCGGCTCCACGCTGGGCTATTTCGTGGTGTACCCCCTGCTCGGTCGGGGCTAgatccacccccccgccccgcctagTCCCCCCGGGATGGTGGGTGATGTGCTCCACGCCTCCTGCTACCTTGTGTGGAATAGCTGCTGTGACTTCTGCTGggtctgtccttgtccccgtGCTGTGTGGGACGCAGCACCCCAGGGACATGCTGTGGGGACCCTCAGTGCTGGGGGAGGCGCTGGGAGCCCCACGGCCAGCACCCTGCCACGCGTCCACGCTCCTCGGCGGGTGGCTGTCCCCCGGCTCTCAGGGAGCTTTGGCCGGGTGATGACagtgggggggtgctgggcatttccttccccccccacagACACTTTTCGGGGGGGTGGGTTCATCCTGGCTGGAATGGGAATGGTCCAGTGTGCAGGGAaggggacgtgctggggacaggcacccggagctgctctgcagcaagccCCTCTTCACACAGTGCCTTTTGGgagtaatggggggggggggggagtgggtcctgctgcccccccccccctcctgcacAGTGCttcagggatggggtgggagcaCCCCCCGCACCGTCGGGGTGGCCGTGCCgaggggaagctgctgctgcggGTGCCTCTTGCTGCTTCCTCGGGACACcccttttaataaaaatcatcTCGGGTGGTCGAGTCCTGGCTCGTGTTGCCGCTGGGTGGCCCCGGGatgtgacacccccccgcccctgcacCCCCAGTCACAGTGGGAGGGGGGAGCCCCAGCCCTACCCCTCCAGTGCAGCCCCAGCTTGGGGGGGGTTCAGGAATAAGGACAGCCGCCTCTGGctttaaataaagcttttccattttattaattattataagcatatttttaaacatttgtataACTTTCTTAATAAAATATCCTGGAAGAGACAGGTTTTAAGTTCCCAACGCAAGgcactttggggggggggcgggggggacgggacctcCCCGACTGGGTTAGGCTGGgtaccccccccccgcctcctttcaGAGGCAGAAACAGCGGCACCTAAAATACAGGCGGGTGTCGGGGTGCTGGTCCCTGCTCCATGCACCCACACACGTGTCTCGCACTCAGGAGTGCTgccaaccgcccccccccccgccccagctcagGGGCTTTGAGCatctcttgggggggggggggcggcctgCACCAttcccgtccccctccccatgGCTGAGAAGGCACCAGCTCTTTGCTCGGCTGTCACCGCAGGTGACAAAACCTGCGAAAGCTGAGAGCTGGAGAACTcacggtgctgggggggggtgggtaggGGGCAAGAgttgggaccccccccctcccgcgcACGGCGAGCCGGAGCCAGCCCAGTCCTGCCGGGCAGAGCTGGAGACATTGTGTGAGCGCCCCGCTAAGTTTTTACTCCGAATTTAAATAGACCCTGGGGTgagggtgggtgctgggtgccgggAGCCCAGCCTAGGTGCCAGGAGCCCACTCTGGGTGCCAGGAGCCCACTCTGGGTGCCATGAGCCCACCCTGGGTGCCAGGAGCCCATCCTGCCCCAGCTCTTGCCCCGCTGGCAGCGGTTCAAGCCACCCAGCGTTGCTGTATCCCGGCCATGCCCTGGCTGCCATCACGTTTTTCCATCATTCCCCCGTGGTCCCCGCTCCCACTGGCGCTCCCGGAGCCGGCTGGGTGGGATGGCGGTAGGCAGGCTCCCAGGAcactccctgtcccccccaccccacccccggccATCCCCTTCCAGGGGACAACCCCGGGGGCAGCCAGGAGCACCCCGCACACCCGTCCACAGCAGGACTAGTGccagccccccccggcagccccaggcacttgtgctggggggggggcagacaaaGCATCTCTtcagtagaaaagaagaaaataaggcagAAGAAGGACAGAGCAGAGTGCAGGGGGTGTCCCGTGCCGGGCCAGGGGCCTCCCCCAGTCCGACCCAGTAGGACCACTTAGCTGTGGCCAGCCTCACGCagcggcggggacccccccccccccagctagGCAATAAGGTCTCGGtgtctcccatcccctccctctcccgcGGCACCGCTCTCCATCCCCGGCAGTGCAGCGGGTCCTATTCCCCCTACCCCAACCCCCAGTGTCACCGGGGCCAGTccatggtgggggggggcccGAGGCTAGAACTCAGTCTGCACCCCCTCACCGCTCTCTGTCGTGCtcgtgggctgcagggggctgcACCGGCCACCCGGGGAGGTCACCTCCTCGCCTGTCTCCTTGTCATTGGGCTGGTGGCAAGCCATCCCGGCGGACGGCGATGGGGTCTCGGCTCCGGGTGCAGGTGATGCTGCTGGTGTGGCATGGGGCACCGCGGCCTCTGATGGGACATCGGCTCTGGGTTTGGGTGATGGCGGTGCGGTGTGTTGCATGCTGGCCCTTGATGGGACATCGGCTCTGGGCATGGGTGATGGTGGCACGGGTGATGCCGGTGTGGCATATTGCGCCCCAGCCCCTGATGGGACATCGGCTCCGGGGACAGGTGATGCTGGTATGGGTGATGCTGGTGTGGCATGTTGCACCCCAGCCCCTGATGAGACCTCAGCGCCAGGGACAGGTGATGCTGGTGCGGCATTTTGCACGCCAGTCCCTGCTGGGACTTCAGCTCCAGGTGCAGGCGATGCCGTCGCAGCGCGGTGCACCCCGTCTCCCTCGCTGGCCAGACCCTGGGTGGGAACATCACCTGGGACAGACCCTGCCACCACCGCCACCTCTTCGGTGGCACCGCTCTCCCGCGTGGCGTCGGTCCCGTTCGTCAGCCGCTCCTCCGCCTCCACGCCATCCCCGAGGCTCTCCTTGGCCAGCGCCTCCTGGATCTCCTGCACCCCATCTGGGGAGCTCGGTGGTGCCGCAGGGTCCGGTTCCTCCGGCTCCTTCGGCTCCCGTGGCTCCGGGGAgccgggctgcagcagctcctcggCTCCCACCTCGTAGGACAGGACCCCCTCGTCGTCTTGGATCACCGACACCACTTGCTTGGCCCTGCGGCGCTTGTCGGCGGCCGACTCGGCCTCGGGCTGCCCGCTGTACTCCTCGCCCCAGTCGATGGGGATGCCCTCGCCCAGCAGGTGCAGGTTGGGATCGCTGTTGTGCAGGACCATGCTGTCGCGGTACAGGTTGTGCTTCCGCTGCACGGCTGCCTCCTTCACAGCTGGGGACACCGGGAGAGAGATGTCAGATGGGCTGAGGGCACCGGGCAGCACCCGCCAGGCTCCGCCACCTCTCCCAGCCCACCCCCttgggtgcagggtgcagggagaggggtcCGGACCCGGGCAGAGGGTTCAGCATCCCACCCACCGCTCAGCTCTGCCAGCGGGAAGGTGCTCTTGGTACAGCCCCCAGCACCCGTCATGGGGTCACCCCTCCTCACACAGCCCCCAGGACTCCGCATGGGGTCACCCCCTCCTCATACAGACCCCAGCACCCTGCATGGGGTCACTCCTGTCCTCCTAcagtccccagcaccctgcatgGGGTCACCCCCTCCTCGTACAGCCCCCAACACCCTGCATGGGGTCACCCGCCCCCCCCTACAGTCCCCATCACCCAGCATACGTCACCCCCTCCTCATATAGCCCCAGCATAGGGTCACCCCCTCCTTATACAACCCCCTACAGAGGGCCACCCCCTCCTCCTACAGCCCCCAGCACCTTGCAAGGGGTCATTCCTGTCCTCCTgtggtccccagcaccctgcttgGGATTACCCCCTCCTCCCACAGTCCCCAACACCCTGTATGGTGTCACCCCATCCTCATAtaacccccagcaccctgcatgGGGTCATCCCTCCTCCTCATACAGCCCCCAACACCTTGCAAGGGGTCACTCCTGTCCTCCTacagccccagcaccctgcatGGGGTCACCCCCGCCTCATacagcccccagcaccctgcatgGGGTCacaccccccctcctcctgcagtccccagcaccctgcataTGTCAACGCCTCCTCATATAGCCCCCAGCATGGGGCCACCCCCTCCTCCTACAGCCCCCGGCACCTTGCAAGGGGTCATTCCTGACCTCCTatggtccccagcaccctgcatgGGGTCACCCCCTCCTCATACAGCCCCCAACACCCTGCTTGAGATCACCCCCTCCTCCTACACTCCCCAACACCCTGCATGGTGCCAGCTCCTCCTCATACAGCCCCCAGCACAGGATCACCCCCTTCTTGTACAACCCCCTGCGTGGGGTCACCCCTCCTCGTacagcccccagcacccatcacGGGCCCTCCAGGTGCCGCTCATCTTactccaccagcacccaccacccacccccggGTGCTGGAGCCCCCTCGCCCCACCCCGGGCTCAGTGCTGAGCGGATCCAGGCTCCCTGGCTCCCTACCTTGCATGATGTCTTTCATCACCGACTGTAGCACGACCTCCTCGTAAGTGTTCTCCACCAGGATGTAGCTGGCAAAGTCCTCGAAGATCAGCTCCTGAAACTTGGCAAGTTCCTGCCGCGGGGGAGAAGCCGCTCAGCCGGGGGGgacgggagggaaggagggagggatgctccagcccctccatggggGACGTggtccttcccacccccccaccccaaaagttACCCTCTTACCCCCTTGCAGGTCGGCGCCAGCTTTTTCAGCAGGAAGGGGATGGTGATCTGCAGCAGGGCCTCCCTGAAGAATTTCTTCCGCACAGTGCTGCTGTCGTAGTCGTATTTCTGCAGGGCCAGGGAGAGGGCAGCCCCGCGTCAAGGAGGGTtgtgggctggcagccccccccggcccatgGGCACAACCCCTGCCATTTGCCACCCCCCCAACCCATTTGCACGGGCACGAGCAGGTTCCTCTGCCCCTGGCACCCTTCTCTCCAGCCAGTTCCCGGGGTGTCTGAGCCTGGGTAGGAGCCAACTCTTCCACCTCTGCCTGCAAGAAGGGGTTTTGGACCAGCCTGAACCCCAAGTGGCTTTGACAGCGATGGACGTGGTCAGATCTGGCTCCTCCAGGTGGTTCCCCACTCACCTGTCCCACATCCCAGCAAAACGCATGAAAATCTCAATATAAGGATGTATTTCCCCAGAAGACTTTTATTAAAATCGGAAAGGTCACTCCTGTCCTCTTCCCCAGGACCCTGGCCCTTGGAGTAAGGCCACCGAAGGCCACCAAAGTCCCTGATCTGCCGCCCCTCACCTTGAGCACCCTCTCGAGGATGCGCTGGATGGACTTGCACAAGTCTTCTTTGCCCTGCAGCTTCCCCAGCTCCTGGTGGAGCAGCGTCTCGAACGTGTACACGGCGTCGTCCATTTGCTGTGAGCAGAGGCAGATGGTCAGGGGGACACAAAGGGACCCACcgtgggggtgggcagggggctctTTTGGGGCACTGCCACACCAAGATGAGCCTTCACACTGGCAAGGTCCCCAGCATCCCAGCGTGGCATCCACAGGCTCCACACTGGGGACtgaaggtgctggaggaggagggtgccCAAAACTGGTTTCACGTTCCCCCTTCTACACCCTGCTCCAGGTTTGGCTGGATCAGACCCCAAAATTGGCCTACCAAGCCTTGCTCAGTGGCAAAGGGGCAGCCGTGCCGTGACGCCCAAGCCTGGGTGCTGAGTCCATGTTGGAAGGGTGCCCCACGCTGCTGCCCACCCGTGGTCTCCCTCCCTGCTCAGGCTCCAGACCAAAGGAGATGGCCAGATCCACCACACACCCTTCGCTGGGTGCCATGAAGGTCCCTGAGACAGGACAGATGGCCCAGCTAAATCCCCGCGTGAGCTGGACCAGCCTgagctccctgctctgctcccactTCCTAGGGGGACACGGGAGGACCCCGGTCCCTGTCCCACCTGTCTCATGTGGATCTGGGCCCTCTGCTTGAAGACGGAGGTGCTGGAGACATCAAACCGCTGCTGAAGGCCCTCCAATTTCAGCTGGTCCATCTTCTCATAACACGACTGCATCTTGACGGGGTGGAAGGCCAGGTGGGAAAGCTTCTCCATGTACTGGGGATAAAGCCAAGCTCAGCAGGGCAGGACAGCCTCTCCGCCCACTCGGGGCTGGGACATGCCACCCCACACAGGCTTCATCCCCACATATTTTCTCAGCCTGGGGTCCCCCAGTGCTGTCCCCACTGAGGATGGCAGCAGAActggccctgccacccccaaGCCTACCAGCCAGCAAGGAGCATCACCAGGTCTCACctccaccagcttctccaggcCACCTTCGTTGACGATGTTCATGTTCATGTCAGTCACCTCCTTGAAGAACACCTCCCGCACCTCAGCAAAGCCCTGGCTGGTAGGGGTCATGAGGGCTTCCAGGATGGAGGAGATGTAGGGCTGGACGTGGTTACGGACGCAGATCTCCGCTTTGGGGAGGACGAAAGCTGGGCAGAGAACGGGGTTAAGCATGGTGaggctcctcctctgcccttccagctctGCAAATCAGGTCCTAAACCCACCCTAGGGAGGGGGACCTGCCCCTCTCCCCAAGCCCCTCCAGGAGAGGTCTCCTCCCAGActtgcaagacaacacaataggTTCTTGCAGGGGGCCCTTCATCTGTATTGAACCccttcctgccccactgcctTGCTTTGTGGGGGTGTCACTGCCCACCTTGTCCCCCACCTCCTGGGACAACGCCAATGAGAACGTGCACCCTGGCCACTGTGGCTGCTGGCATCTCCCCGAGGGTTCCAGGCCATGCTGGCAGGAGCCGCGCTGCACCCCAGGGACAACCACGTTGTGGTGGTGCCATGACAAGAGCCAGTCATGCACACAGCCACACACACCCATGTCCCCGCAGAGCCATACCTCGGATCTTGCTGGCCAAGTGCTCCTTTGAAGTGATGATCTGGTCCATGTCCGTGCGGATGGTGCTTTCCATCTGGGGCCGCTCCTGTTCACACTTGGCCACCACTGCATCATACTGGGCCTTGGTCTGCTCATAGACCATCCTATAGACGGCATCTGAGATCTGGCAAATGAGAGATGGGATGGCCAGCTGCCCCccacacctcctgctgcccccccaacCACTGCCTCCAGCACCAGATGCCTGCAGGACCTGCCAAGCCTTCACCCATGTCCTGACCAGACTCCTCCTCGCAGCCTGGCAGTAGGTTTTCCACACCAGGGCCCCCCTAGTTGGGTGAGATGAAGCTCTCAGGTGCAGAACCTGCTTTGAAGCAGTGCCGGAGGGGCGCAGAGTCGAGCACTGCCTCCGCCAGCCAACCTGCCCCAGGCAGGTCTAGGGATGCTGGTggcccagggatgctggtggcccagggatgctggcagTCTGGGGATTCTGGGTGGCCCGGGGATGCTGTGGGTCCGGGGATACTGGCGGTCTGGAGATGCTGCAggtctggggatgctggtggcccagggatgctggtggtCTGGGGATGCTGGTTGTCTGGGATGCTGGTGGCCCAGGGATGCTGGTTGcgcagggatgctggtggcccGGGGTTGCTGGTGGTCTGGGAATTCTGGGTggcccagggatgctggtggcctgggGTTGCTGGTGGTCTGGGAATTCTGGGTggcccagggatgctggtggtctggggatgctggtggcccaGGAGAGCCCCTGACCCCGTTTGGAAGCTGTGCCCTGCCCCGCTCAGCCAGCCCTGAGCTCTCAGGAGCCAAGTCCATGAGCGGGATGGAGCTGCTCGCTGAGGCTTCACACTCACTTTGCAGCCAAACGCTGTGATTTCGGGGCCAGCGGGAGGCAAagacatccccccccaccccccccctcgcctCTTTCAGGCTTCCCAACTTT from Chroicocephalus ridibundus chromosome 15, bChrRid1.1, whole genome shotgun sequence harbors:
- the SLC31A2 gene encoding protein SLC31A2 isoform X1 — translated: MQMSFYFSDTVVLLFDFWSVHTPTGMALSVLVILLLSVLYEAVKMGKAVLLRQALLALPRSISQESLLEPKEGDTGPTQGSRWFRYHVGQTLFHVVQVVLGYMVMLAVMSYNAWIFLGAIAGSTLGYFVVYPLLGRG
- the SLC31A2 gene encoding protein SLC31A2 isoform X2; its protein translation is MQMSFYFSDTVVLLFDFWSVHTPTGMALSVLVILLLSVLYEAVKMGKAVLLRQALLALPRSISQESLLEPKEGDTGPTQGRWFRYHVGQTLFHVVQVVLGYMVMLAVMSYNAWIFLGAIAGSTLGYFVVYPLLGRG
- the NIBAN2 gene encoding protein Niban 2, translated to MGDVVSTHLDEGRRQHIAEKTGKVLGEFCRCYKEQYGVALFNSVRYEIEGNGGPQAQLLHRKVPLEDHVIYSGNLFQYIEENKKWRNRFCVVPHNYGLVLYENKLAYERELPPRVLINSAGYKVLTSVDQYLELVNSSLPGVTPKSGHSPILKCPTDFPLILWHPYARHYYFCVMTGKEQEKWRAVFQDCVRHCNNGISEDSKVEAPAFTDAIRMYRQSKEQYGTWDMLCGNETQVLSNLVMEELLPELRTTIGPRLKGKAQERQRTWIQISDAVYRMVYEQTKAQYDAVVAKCEQERPQMESTIRTDMDQIITSKEHLASKIRAFVLPKAEICVRNHVQPYISSILEALMTPTSQGFAEVREVFFKEVTDMNMNIVNEGGLEKLVEYMEKLSHLAFHPVKMQSCYEKMDQLKLEGLQQRFDVSSTSVFKQRAQIHMRQQMDDAVYTFETLLHQELGKLQGKEDLCKSIQRILERVLKKYDYDSSTVRKKFFREALLQITIPFLLKKLAPTCKGELAKFQELIFEDFASYILVENTYEEVVLQSVMKDIMQAVKEAAVQRKHNLYRDSMVLHNSDPNLHLLGEGIPIDWGEEYSGQPEAESAADKRRRAKQVVSVIQDDEGVLSYEVGAEELLQPGSPEPREPKEPEEPDPAAPPSSPDGVQEIQEALAKESLGDGVEAEERLTNGTDATRESGATEEVAVVAGSVPGDVPTQGLASEGDGVHRAATASPAPGAEVPAGTGVQNAAPASPVPGAEVSSGAGVQHATPASPIPASPVPGADVPSGAGAQYATPASPVPPSPMPRADVPSRASMQHTAPPSPKPRADVPSEAAVPHATPAASPAPGAETPSPSAGMACHQPNDKETGEEVTSPGGRCSPLQPTSTTESGEGVQTEF